In the genome of Telluria beijingensis, one region contains:
- a CDS encoding DUF3683 domain-containing protein, with the protein MNAPAHIHTLLADNAPARLREIPYNYTSFSDREIVIRLLGESSWALLDSLRGARQTGRSARMLYEVLGDIWVVRRNPYLQDDMLDNPKRRAKLIEALHHRLGEIDKRRTTVDALDASADSDPAMVATRSAAVEQLLAAARRAVDDFGREFAETYDLRKRAVKVLGAYTDKRNIRFDGMHRTSHVTDATDWRVEYPFLVLVPDTEDEMAGLVKGCIELGLTIIPRGGGTGYTGGAIPLTPMSAVINTEKLIGIGEVEMTAMPGLNREYATIHTYAGVVTQRVSQAAEKAGFVFAVDPTSAHASCVGGNIAMNAGGKKAVLWGTALDNLASWRMVDPNGDWLDVTRINHNLGKIHDAPTAEFLLEWTHPSLKGAPKGQPFRTETLTIEGRRFRKEGLGKDVTDKFLAGLPGIQKEGTDGLITSSRWILHKMPKFTRTVALEFFGQARDAIPSIVEIKDYLDSLPKNGDPAFATLRLAGLEHLDERYLRAVGYATKSKRGVLPKMALFGDIVGDDENAVALAASEVVRLANTRVGEGFVAVSPEARKKFWLDRARTAAIARHTNAFKINEDVVIPLNRMGEYTDGIERINVELSIKNKLQLVDQLRAYLASDHLPLAKSDDATGDGVDRDEIMGDRPLQARALVDLVDKRWTFILANLDAPLGEARHQLQTLGLDHLAGALDARLAIQPDARLFDAVQDHTVRISWKADIRAPLRQIFNGAAYQCILDEATAIHKRVLRSRVFVALHMHAGDGNVHTNLPVNSDDYAMLQDAHKAVERIMKLARSLDGVISGEHGIGITKLEFLTDDEIQDFRDYKVRVDPEGRFNKGKLLNLEGAHADLRNAYTPSFGLMGHESLIMQQSDIGEIAHSIKDCLRCGKCKPVCTTHVPGANLLYSPRDKILATSALIEAFLYEEQTRRGVSLRHWEEFEDVADHCTVCHKCVTPCPVNIDFGDVSMNMRNLLRKMDKRSFKPANRAAMFFLNATDPTTINATRKVMIDFGFKAQRFGNRMLKTLSKPQLAAPPPTVGKAPVREQVIHFINKKMPGNLPKKTARALLDIEDDKIVPIIRNPKKTTADTEAVFYFPGCGSERLFSQVGLATQAMLWEVGVQTVLPPGYLCCGYPQRGAGQYDKADKMMTDNRVLFHRMANTLNYLDIKTVLVSCGTCYDQLATYEFEKIFPGCRIMDIHEYLLEKGVKLEGVNGTRYMYHEPCHNPMKLQDSVKTVNALVATHDEVKIEKNDRCCGESGTFAVSRPDISTQVRSRKEVEMVKGADKLRADGFKGDVKILTSCPSCLQGLSRYNDDSGTTADYIVVEIAKHLLGENWLPEYVARANNGGIERVLV; encoded by the coding sequence ATGAACGCCCCCGCACACATCCATACCCTGCTTGCCGATAACGCTCCTGCGCGCCTGCGCGAGATCCCCTATAACTACACCTCGTTCTCGGACCGCGAAATCGTGATCCGCCTGCTCGGTGAGTCATCGTGGGCCTTGCTCGACAGCCTGCGCGGCGCGCGCCAGACCGGCCGTTCGGCGCGCATGCTGTACGAGGTGCTGGGCGATATCTGGGTCGTGCGCCGCAATCCCTACCTGCAGGACGACATGCTGGACAACCCGAAGCGCCGGGCCAAGCTGATCGAGGCGCTGCACCACCGCCTGGGCGAGATCGACAAGCGCCGCACGACGGTCGATGCGCTGGACGCGTCCGCCGACAGCGACCCGGCCATGGTGGCCACCCGCAGCGCCGCCGTCGAGCAGTTGCTGGCGGCCGCGCGGCGCGCGGTGGACGACTTCGGCCGCGAGTTCGCCGAAACCTATGACCTGCGCAAGCGCGCCGTGAAAGTGCTGGGCGCCTATACCGACAAGCGCAATATCCGCTTCGACGGCATGCACCGCACCTCGCACGTGACCGACGCCACCGACTGGCGCGTCGAATACCCGTTCCTGGTGCTGGTGCCCGACACCGAAGACGAGATGGCCGGCCTGGTCAAGGGCTGCATCGAACTGGGACTGACCATCATCCCGCGCGGCGGCGGCACCGGCTATACCGGCGGCGCGATCCCGCTTACGCCGATGTCGGCCGTGATCAATACCGAAAAGCTGATCGGCATCGGCGAGGTCGAGATGACCGCGATGCCGGGACTAAACCGCGAGTACGCGACCATCCACACCTATGCCGGCGTGGTCACGCAGCGGGTGTCGCAGGCGGCCGAGAAGGCCGGCTTCGTGTTCGCGGTGGACCCGACCTCGGCCCACGCGTCCTGCGTGGGCGGCAATATCGCGATGAACGCTGGCGGCAAGAAGGCCGTGTTGTGGGGCACGGCGCTCGACAACCTGGCCTCGTGGCGCATGGTCGACCCGAATGGCGACTGGCTCGACGTCACCCGCATCAACCACAACCTCGGCAAGATCCACGATGCGCCGACCGCCGAATTCCTGCTCGAATGGACGCATCCGTCGTTGAAGGGCGCCCCCAAGGGCCAGCCGTTCCGCACCGAGACGCTCACCATCGAAGGCCGGCGCTTCCGCAAGGAAGGCCTGGGCAAGGACGTCACCGACAAATTCCTGGCCGGCCTGCCGGGCATCCAGAAAGAGGGCACCGACGGCCTGATCACCTCGAGCCGCTGGATCCTGCACAAGATGCCCAAGTTCACCCGCACGGTGGCGCTGGAATTCTTCGGCCAGGCGCGCGATGCGATCCCGTCGATCGTCGAGATCAAGGATTACCTGGACAGCCTGCCGAAGAACGGCGACCCGGCGTTCGCCACCTTGCGGCTGGCGGGCCTGGAACACCTGGACGAGCGCTACCTGCGCGCGGTCGGCTACGCGACCAAGTCCAAGCGCGGCGTGCTGCCCAAGATGGCGCTGTTCGGCGACATCGTCGGCGACGACGAGAACGCGGTGGCGCTGGCGGCCTCGGAAGTGGTGCGCCTGGCGAATACCCGGGTCGGCGAGGGCTTTGTCGCCGTCAGCCCCGAAGCGCGCAAGAAATTCTGGCTCGACCGCGCCCGCACCGCGGCCATCGCGCGCCACACCAACGCCTTCAAGATCAATGAAGACGTGGTCATTCCGCTCAACCGCATGGGCGAGTACACCGACGGCATCGAGCGCATCAATGTCGAGCTGTCGATCAAGAACAAGCTGCAGCTGGTGGACCAGCTGCGTGCCTATCTCGCCAGCGACCACCTGCCGCTGGCCAAGAGCGACGATGCCACCGGCGATGGCGTGGACCGCGACGAGATCATGGGCGACCGCCCGCTGCAGGCGCGCGCGCTGGTCGACCTGGTCGACAAGCGCTGGACCTTCATCCTGGCCAACCTGGATGCGCCATTGGGCGAAGCCCGCCATCAGTTGCAGACCCTGGGCCTCGATCACCTGGCCGGGGCGCTCGACGCCCGCCTGGCGATCCAGCCCGATGCGCGCCTGTTCGACGCCGTGCAGGACCATACCGTGCGCATCTCGTGGAAGGCCGACATTCGCGCGCCGCTGCGCCAGATCTTCAATGGCGCGGCCTACCAGTGCATCCTCGACGAAGCAACCGCGATCCACAAGCGCGTGCTGCGCTCGCGCGTGTTCGTCGCCCTGCACATGCACGCCGGCGACGGCAACGTCCACACCAACCTGCCGGTGAACTCGGACGATTACGCGATGCTGCAGGACGCGCACAAGGCGGTCGAGCGCATCATGAAGCTGGCGCGGTCGCTGGACGGCGTGATCTCGGGCGAGCACGGCATCGGCATCACCAAGCTGGAGTTCCTCACCGACGACGAGATCCAGGACTTCCGCGACTACAAGGTGCGGGTCGACCCGGAAGGCCGCTTCAACAAGGGCAAGCTGCTCAATCTCGAAGGCGCCCACGCCGACTTGCGCAACGCCTACACGCCGTCGTTCGGCCTGATGGGCCATGAATCGCTGATCATGCAGCAGAGCGATATCGGCGAGATCGCCCACAGCATCAAGGACTGCCTGCGCTGCGGCAAATGCAAGCCGGTGTGCACGACCCACGTGCCGGGGGCGAACCTGCTGTATTCGCCGCGCGACAAGATCCTGGCCACGTCGGCGCTGATCGAGGCCTTCCTGTACGAGGAACAGACCCGGCGCGGCGTCTCGCTGCGCCACTGGGAGGAGTTCGAGGACGTGGCCGACCACTGCACCGTGTGCCACAAATGCGTGACGCCCTGTCCGGTCAACATCGACTTCGGCGACGTCTCGATGAATATGCGTAACCTGCTGCGCAAGATGGACAAGCGCAGCTTCAAGCCGGCCAACCGCGCGGCGATGTTCTTCCTCAACGCGACCGATCCGACCACGATCAATGCCACGCGCAAGGTGATGATCGATTTCGGTTTCAAGGCCCAGCGCTTCGGCAACCGCATGTTGAAGACGCTGTCGAAGCCGCAGCTGGCTGCGCCACCGCCGACCGTCGGCAAGGCGCCCGTGCGCGAGCAGGTGATCCACTTCATCAACAAGAAGATGCCGGGCAACCTACCGAAGAAGACGGCGCGCGCGCTGCTCGACATCGAGGACGACAAGATCGTCCCGATCATCCGCAACCCCAAGAAAACCACGGCCGACACCGAAGCCGTGTTCTACTTCCCCGGCTGCGGCTCGGAGCGCCTGTTCTCGCAAGTGGGCCTGGCCACGCAGGCGATGCTGTGGGAAGTGGGCGTGCAGACCGTGCTGCCGCCGGGTTACCTGTGCTGCGGCTATCCGCAGCGCGGCGCCGGCCAGTACGACAAGGCCGACAAGATGATGACGGATAACCGCGTGCTGTTCCACCGCATGGCCAACACGCTGAACTACCTCGACATCAAGACCGTGCTGGTCTCGTGCGGCACCTGCTACGACCAGCTGGCGACCTATGAATTCGAGAAGATCTTCCCGGGCTGCCGCATCATGGACATCCATGAATATTTGCTCGAGAAGGGCGTCAAGCTGGAAGGCGTGAACGGCACCCGCTATATGTACCACGAGCCTTGCCACAACCCGATGAAGCTGCAGGACTCGGTCAAGACGGTCAATGCGCTGGTCGCAACCCATGACGAGGTCAAGATCGAGAAGAACGACCGCTGCTGCGGCGAGTCGGGCACCTTCGCCGTGAGCCGCCCCGACATCTCGACCCAGGTGCGTTCGCGCAAGGAAGTCGAGATGGTCAAGGGCGCGGATAAACTGCGCGCCGACGGCTTCAAGGGCGACGTCAAGATCCTGACCAGCTGCCCGTCCTGCCTG